One window of the Dreissena polymorpha isolate Duluth1 chromosome 5, UMN_Dpol_1.0, whole genome shotgun sequence genome contains the following:
- the LOC127831512 gene encoding uncharacterized protein LOC127831512 — protein MAEYDYGYTRKEFIAIASDYAIQLGKRTKDNIMSLKWIYVFLKLWPELKVLKPRALDHARAKMASNKTISNLYHNLEETFTKYEMTDKPHLIYNIDEKGVTVNHKPPFIVAGADFCPLSVTSGKGQIITIIGCGNAAGQAIPPFYIFPGQRMKPDLLNGAAPGSNGTVSETGWSNGCVFRTYLKQHFLKFTPGSSDQKKLLILDGHRSHFSVGLTEWALEHNIIIFVLLPHCSYILQPLDIGCFGPFQKMYDSLCHRIMRQTSAVISRYNVCEVASKAYMKSMSAEILTSSFRRAGIYPFNEDAVPSQCLIPAEVFQHTETETSDSKKTVEGGIQVDGVDMFHRKKEH, from the coding sequence GGCTGAATATGACTATGGGTATACCAGGAAAGAGTTTATAGCCATAGCATCTGACTACGCCATTCAGTTGGGTAAAAGAACGAAGGATAACATCATGTCTCTAAAGtggatttatgtttttttaaagctCTGGCCAGAACTCAAAGTTCTCAAACCAAGAGCCCTTGATCATGCTCGAGCTAAAATGGCCTCAAATAAGACCATCTCGAATCTTTATCACAACCTCGAagaaacatttacaaaatatgaAATGACTGATAAGCCCCACCTGATCTACAACATTGATGAAAAAGGGGTAACAGTTAATCACAAACCACCATTCATCGTAGCCGGTGCTGATTTCTGTCCTTTATCTGTCACTTCTGGAAAAGGGCAGATAATCACAATAATAGGATGCGGTAATGCAGCAGGTCAAGCTATACCCCCATTTTACATTTTCCCAGGCCAACGAATGAAACCTGACTTGTTGAATGGTGCAGCTCCAGGCTCTAATGGAACAGTAAGCGAGACCGGATGGTCCAATGGTTGCGTTTTTCGCACCTACTTAAAGCAGCATTTCCTGAAGTTCACCCCAGGATCTAGTGACCAGAAGAAACTACTGATACTTGATGGCCACAGATCACATTTTTCagttggtttgacagaatgggcTCTGGAACACAACATCATCATATTTGTCCTTCTCCCTCATTGCAGCTATATCCTTCAACCTTTAGATATCGGCTGTTTTGGACCGTTCCAGAAGATGTATGACAGCCTCTGCCATCGAATAATGCGCCAAACATCAGCTGTCATTTCACGCTACAATGTGTGTGAGGTCGCATCAAAGGCATACATGAAGTCAATGTCTGCTGAAATCCTTACTTCATCATTTCGCCGTGCAGGCATATATCCGTTTAATGAAGACGCTGTCCCCAGCCAATGTCTTATCCCAGCTGAAGTTTTTCAGCACACCGAGACAGAAACTTCAGACAGCAAGAAAACTGTTGAAGGTGGGATACAAGTTGATGGTGTAGACATGTTTCACAGAAAGAAAGaacattaa